In a genomic window of Allomeiothermus silvanus DSM 9946:
- a CDS encoding anti-sigma factor domain-containing protein — protein sequence MNHPDPDTLVALALDTLPEEQRETLLRHLRRCPSCRALYREHLEALDHLTALQQPLPIPPAWEEELREQLTPSAPVRRPGLLSRRQLLAAALGVMLLSFLGWFGYRHYQDALAWRRFVALASEPGARMLPLVDPAGRQTGWALRTAQREVFLYLQTPPPPGRVYQAWLILPEGRKSLGVSPGKLLEVMVPLSEESWVGVSVEPPGGSPAPTTPSVGRVRI from the coding sequence ATGAACCACCCCGATCCCGACACCCTCGTCGCTCTGGCCCTGGACACCCTGCCCGAGGAGCAGCGGGAAACTCTGCTGCGCCACCTGCGTCGCTGCCCTTCCTGCCGGGCGCTCTACCGGGAGCACCTCGAGGCCTTGGACCACCTGACTGCCCTCCAGCAACCGCTGCCCATTCCCCCGGCGTGGGAGGAGGAGCTACGCGAGCAGCTTACCCCATCCGCACCCGTTCGGCGCCCAGGGCTCCTCTCCCGCCGACAACTGCTGGCAGCCGCGTTGGGGGTGATGCTCCTTAGCTTTCTGGGTTGGTTTGGCTATCGCCACTACCAGGACGCCCTAGCCTGGCGGAGGTTCGTGGCCCTGGCCTCCGAACCGGGGGCGCGGATGCTGCCCTTGGTTGACCCAGCAGGCCGCCAAACCGGCTGGGCCCTGCGTACCGCCCAGCGAGAGGTTTTCTTGTACCTACAAACGCCCCCACCCCCTGGCCGGGTGTACCAAGCTTGGCTGATCCTGCCGGAGGGCAGGAAAAGCCTGGGTGTGTCGCCCGGTAAACTGCTGGAAGTCATGGTCCCGCTGTCTGAGGAAAGCTGGGTCGGCGTCTCGGTGGAACCCCCTGGGGGTAGCCCGGCCCCTACCACGCCCTCGGTAGGCCGGGTACGCATATAA
- a CDS encoding cupin domain-containing protein, with protein MQRRQVLKLAGSTALLTAMGRVYALVPASGEGVFRHYPQDGTDLAVPQDKPFAAKGLGETPLGTTVLIRTRTEQPLHYHRERLEAVLVLKGQGRFVAGGKETPISPGQAILIPPMTAHAFMGELDLLSRFSPKLMGDVVFVQGGSGPNEGTPLLLSYKAPEVPQDRPFAASALANAPLGTVVAVATRSGQPWHYHKSKDEQIYVLGGQGIAQVELKRQKVGPGSVLLIPSGAIHQFQGSLQFLSVFGPALMGDVVFL; from the coding sequence ATGCAAAGACGCCAAGTGCTCAAGCTCGCCGGCAGCACCGCCTTGCTCACCGCTATGGGGCGGGTCTACGCCCTGGTCCCGGCCAGCGGAGAAGGGGTGTTTCGGCACTACCCCCAGGACGGCACGGATCTGGCCGTGCCCCAGGATAAGCCCTTCGCCGCCAAGGGGTTGGGGGAAACCCCCCTGGGCACCACCGTGCTCATTCGCACTCGCACCGAGCAGCCCCTCCACTACCACCGGGAGCGGCTCGAGGCAGTTCTGGTACTGAAGGGTCAGGGGCGCTTCGTCGCGGGCGGGAAGGAAACCCCCATCTCCCCCGGGCAAGCCATCCTCATCCCCCCCATGACCGCCCACGCCTTCATGGGGGAACTTGACCTTTTGTCGCGCTTCAGTCCCAAGCTCATGGGGGACGTGGTCTTTGTGCAAGGAGGCTCCGGCCCCAACGAAGGCACCCCTCTATTGCTGAGCTATAAGGCCCCGGAGGTCCCGCAAGACCGGCCCTTTGCCGCCTCGGCGCTGGCCAACGCCCCTTTGGGCACCGTGGTAGCCGTGGCTACCCGCAGCGGCCAGCCCTGGCACTACCACAAATCCAAGGACGAGCAAATCTACGTCTTAGGGGGCCAAGGGATAGCCCAGGTAGAACTAAAACGGCAGAAGGTAGGGCCGGGGAGCGTGCTTTTGATCCCATCAGGGGCCATCCACCAATTCCAAGGCAGCCTGCAGTTTCTCTCGGTATTCGGCCCGGCGCTCATGGGGGATGTGGTCTTCCTGTAA
- a CDS encoding RNA-guided endonuclease InsQ/TnpB family protein has protein sequence MCNTAFVQTLTLRCTLKPTPEQAAALAASPIGEHLAATVRLFAQGCNHALRVAKERGEFRRFRLHRLVYRDLRAMGLSANLAVQAIARVRRKKGSRARFYQPTSCAFDQRTLSLREESVSLTTVAGRMLIPMKLGNYQRGMLKRARSVQGGVLTKGPRGKWYINLILRLEVPTPPTGGGRVVGVDLGQKALATLSSGVQFSGGSLQGKRLHYRAKRAEVRSKLDRPSERTKGINRLWARLSGRERRFVSHTLHTLARRIVDGLEPGDTLAIEDLTGLRGRTTKRGKKERHLHNLWPYARFRSLLEYKAALKGVRVVAVDPRHTSQECPRCGHTARENRKSQALFRCQCCGFQHNADWVAAHNIARRAGSMGMGREGSGIAAGRCAPNLCKPARILRVSSLHHPPSESPYQTA, from the coding sequence ATGTGCAATACTGCGTTCGTGCAGACCCTTACGCTCCGCTGCACCCTCAAGCCTACTCCTGAACAGGCGGCGGCGCTGGCTGCTTCGCCGATAGGCGAACATCTTGCGGCCACGGTGCGGTTGTTCGCCCAGGGCTGCAACCACGCCCTGAGGGTGGCTAAGGAGCGGGGAGAGTTTCGTCGCTTCCGGCTGCACCGCCTGGTCTACCGCGACCTCCGGGCGATGGGGTTGAGCGCCAACCTCGCCGTGCAGGCCATTGCTCGGGTGAGGCGGAAGAAGGGCAGCCGGGCCAGGTTCTACCAGCCCACCTCCTGCGCCTTCGACCAACGCACCCTCTCGCTGCGGGAGGAGTCGGTTTCGCTGACCACCGTTGCGGGTCGAATGCTCATCCCGATGAAGCTGGGCAACTACCAGCGGGGGATGTTGAAGCGGGCCAGGAGCGTGCAGGGCGGGGTGCTCACCAAGGGGCCGAGGGGCAAGTGGTACATCAACCTGATACTCAGGTTGGAAGTCCCCACCCCGCCCACAGGCGGCGGGAGGGTGGTGGGCGTCGATTTGGGGCAGAAGGCCCTCGCCACCCTCTCCAGCGGGGTGCAGTTTTCCGGCGGTTCCCTCCAGGGAAAACGTCTGCATTATCGGGCCAAGCGGGCCGAGGTTCGCTCCAAGCTGGACCGTCCTTCCGAACGCACCAAAGGCATAAACCGCCTTTGGGCACGGCTTAGCGGGAGGGAGCGGCGCTTCGTATCGCACACCCTGCACACCCTGGCCAGGCGCATCGTGGATGGGTTGGAGCCTGGTGACACCCTCGCTATCGAGGATTTGACCGGGCTTAGGGGCCGCACCACCAAGAGGGGTAAGAAGGAAAGGCACCTCCACAACCTCTGGCCCTACGCCCGATTTCGCTCCCTGTTGGAGTATAAAGCGGCTCTGAAGGGGGTGCGGGTGGTGGCCGTAGACCCCAGGCACACCAGCCAGGAGTGCCCCCGCTGCGGACATACCGCCAGGGAGAACCGTAAAAGCCAGGCCCTCTTCCGTTGCCAGTGCTGCGGTTTCCAGCACAACGCGGATTGGGTGGCCGCGCATAACATTGCCCGAAGAGCAGGCTCGATGGGCATGGGCCGCGAGGGGAGCGGCATAGCCGCTGGGCGCTGTGCGCCTAACCTGTGTAAACCGGCCCGGATTCTGAGGGTGTCGTCTTTGCATCATCCTCCCTCGGAAAGCCCCTACCAGACCGCGTAG
- a CDS encoding cupredoxin domain-containing protein, which yields MKYGVLLALLLMACAPTTTAPSPTATPPVTQVQVALVDFEFRPATLQIAPGTTVVFKNQGQAPHTVTDGAGRFDSGNLAPGAEFRYTFQAPGAYQIYCKIHPYMTLSLQVGP from the coding sequence ATGAAGTACGGGGTATTGCTAGCCCTTCTCCTGATGGCCTGCGCCCCTACCACCACCGCCCCGTCCCCCACGGCTACCCCACCGGTAACCCAAGTACAAGTAGCCTTGGTGGACTTTGAGTTCAGGCCTGCGACCCTTCAGATAGCCCCAGGCACCACTGTAGTTTTCAAGAACCAGGGCCAGGCCCCCCATACCGTAACCGATGGCGCGGGCCGTTTCGATAGCGGCAATCTGGCCCCGGGAGCGGAGTTCCGCTACACTTTCCAGGCGCCAGGAGCCTACCAGATCTACTGCAAAATCCACCCCTACATGACCCTTAGCCTGCAGGTGGGGCCATAA
- a CDS encoding molybdopterin-dependent oxidoreductase has protein sequence MRSLKRRSLLAAGLGALAGGLVRAQTSPQAEEALPSFTGPGPNPYWTGVNPYVVYPQKLPLLRLTDRGVQLETPRAYFLTALTPNPAFYVRYHLDILPNAIDLAKWRLNLEGNFERPQRLSFDDLLKLESRSIVAVNQCSGNSRSRFQPRVPGGQWGNGAMGCAKWTGIPLKALLEIAKPKPGTVQIQFEGLDRGHGPEGKGSSRFMKSLDLNDPVLEECLLAYAMNDEPLPMLNGFPLRLVVPGKFATYWLKHVTWMRALTEEDKNFWMASAYRVPDTPNGSTTPEDVAAGKVKTVPIGHFNMPVRSFIVDPDGSAPLIKGMKAAVRGVAFSGNGRVVKVEVSADGGRSWGVAALGEYLGPYAFRTFTYFWTPKAPGRYTLAVRATDEKGNVQPDQGIWNPGGYLWNKIERQEVVVIG, from the coding sequence ATGCGATCCCTGAAGCGGCGCAGCCTGCTCGCAGCAGGCCTGGGCGCTCTGGCTGGCGGCCTGGTGCGCGCACAAACCTCGCCTCAGGCCGAAGAGGCTCTGCCCTCCTTCACAGGTCCGGGACCCAATCCCTATTGGACTGGGGTCAACCCCTATGTGGTCTATCCGCAGAAGCTTCCCCTGCTGCGCCTGACCGACCGGGGCGTACAGCTCGAGACCCCCCGGGCGTATTTCCTCACTGCCCTCACGCCCAACCCGGCCTTCTACGTGCGCTACCACCTGGACATCCTCCCCAACGCCATCGACCTGGCCAAGTGGCGGCTCAACCTGGAGGGGAACTTCGAACGCCCCCAGCGCCTCAGCTTCGATGATCTGCTCAAGCTGGAGTCCAGGAGCATCGTGGCGGTGAACCAGTGTTCGGGCAACTCCCGCAGCCGCTTCCAGCCCAGGGTTCCCGGGGGCCAGTGGGGCAACGGGGCCATGGGGTGCGCCAAGTGGACCGGGATTCCTCTGAAGGCCCTTCTGGAGATAGCCAAGCCCAAGCCGGGCACGGTGCAGATCCAGTTTGAGGGGTTGGACCGGGGGCATGGCCCGGAGGGCAAGGGCTCGAGCCGCTTCATGAAGTCCCTCGACCTGAATGATCCCGTGCTGGAGGAGTGCCTCTTGGCCTACGCCATGAACGACGAGCCGCTGCCCATGCTCAACGGCTTCCCCCTACGGCTGGTGGTTCCCGGCAAGTTCGCCACCTACTGGCTCAAGCACGTCACCTGGATGCGGGCCCTTACGGAGGAAGATAAGAACTTCTGGATGGCCTCCGCCTACCGTGTCCCCGATACCCCGAATGGCTCCACCACCCCCGAAGACGTCGCCGCGGGCAAGGTCAAGACCGTGCCCATCGGCCACTTCAACATGCCGGTACGCTCGTTCATCGTCGATCCCGACGGCTCTGCCCCGCTGATCAAGGGGATGAAAGCGGCGGTACGGGGGGTAGCCTTCAGCGGAAATGGCCGGGTGGTGAAGGTAGAGGTCTCCGCCGATGGCGGGCGAAGCTGGGGCGTGGCCGCCTTGGGAGAGTATCTGGGCCCTTATGCCTTCCGCACCTTCACGTACTTCTGGACCCCCAAGGCCCCAGGGCGCTACACCCTGGCGGTGCGGGCTACCGATGAGAAGGGCAACGTGCAACCCGACCAAGGTATCTGGAACCCAGGGGGATATCTCTGGAACAAGATCGAGCGCCAAGAGGTCGTGGTAATCGGTTAG